From the Leptospira sp. WS60.C2 genome, one window contains:
- a CDS encoding Na+/H+ antiporter NhaC family protein, producing the protein MKDGEKKNRIFFSLTPIYYLVIAILLFRYVIVVPYPHPLALTLAGFFSYLQRQNRSFLFLKSALRKNFLSVLPAMEILFFVGLLIASWAYSGVLLTMMQIGTSFIDPDFFLPSITIVSAVAAMVSGSSWTTAGTLGVALMGVSKYLGFPDVMSAGAIVSGCYFGDKLSPLSDTTNLASSLTHVPIWVHIQHMLKTTVFSFILAVTCFTLLNYFVWNPEMRLELPSTMGLAELLKKDIVYWKLVPVLLVFGSSFFHLPVRISFLLGIVSAFFFPICESGFSVSMAKSLLFGYVSQTGTATWDSFLSGGGIVSILPTEILILTAVWFGAVVEGFGYLNEMLIQIKQWVKNQYDILLSTMGVSFLLNLMTADQYLSLVIPARAFRTLALEKQIPEKDISRALEDSGTITSPMIPWNSCGAFMASSLGVPVIGFLPFLFFNLIHVMLTVSVLFYKKITAKSS; encoded by the coding sequence ATGAAGGATGGAGAGAAAAAAAACAGGATATTTTTTTCTCTCACCCCTATCTACTATTTGGTCATTGCCATTCTTCTTTTTCGTTATGTCATCGTAGTTCCCTATCCACATCCTTTGGCCCTGACCCTTGCAGGTTTTTTCTCGTATTTGCAACGCCAGAATCGAAGTTTTCTATTTCTCAAGTCCGCCTTACGTAAGAACTTTCTTTCCGTTCTTCCCGCGATGGAGATTTTATTCTTTGTTGGACTTTTAATTGCGTCTTGGGCTTACTCGGGGGTTTTACTCACGATGATGCAAATAGGAACATCCTTCATCGATCCAGATTTCTTTTTGCCATCCATTACCATTGTATCTGCGGTTGCAGCAATGGTTTCCGGTTCTTCTTGGACCACCGCAGGAACGTTAGGTGTAGCTCTTATGGGTGTTTCGAAATATCTGGGGTTTCCTGACGTCATGTCTGCTGGTGCCATTGTGAGTGGATGTTATTTTGGAGACAAATTATCTCCTTTGTCGGACACAACAAATTTGGCTTCTAGTTTAACCCATGTTCCCATTTGGGTTCATATCCAGCATATGTTGAAGACAACAGTATTCAGTTTCATTCTTGCGGTGACTTGTTTTACCTTACTGAACTACTTTGTTTGGAATCCAGAAATGCGGTTGGAACTTCCATCGACTATGGGACTTGCAGAACTTCTGAAAAAAGATATCGTGTATTGGAAATTGGTTCCTGTTTTACTTGTATTCGGATCTTCGTTCTTTCATCTTCCTGTTCGCATCTCGTTTCTTTTGGGAATTGTTTCCGCTTTCTTTTTTCCTATCTGTGAATCTGGATTTTCCGTATCCATGGCAAAATCCCTTTTGTTTGGTTACGTTTCGCAAACAGGCACGGCTACTTGGGATAGTTTCCTAAGTGGTGGAGGGATTGTCTCAATTTTACCAACCGAAATTTTGATCTTAACCGCCGTTTGGTTTGGTGCCGTTGTGGAAGGATTTGGTTATTTAAATGAAATGCTCATTCAAATCAAACAATGGGTGAAAAATCAATATGATATTCTGCTTTCTACGATGGGAGTTTCTTTTTTACTCAATTTGATGACAGCTGATCAGTATTTGTCTCTTGTGATTCCTGCCCGTGCCTTTCGTACGCTTGCTTTGGAGAAACAAATACCAGAGAAAGATATTTCAAGAGCTTTAGAAGACTCAGGAACAATTACTTCTCCTATGATTCCATGGAATAGTTGTGGGGCATTTATGGCTTCTTCTTTGGGTGTGCCTGTCATTGGATTTTTACCATTTTTGTTTTTTAATTTGATTCATGTCATGCTAACAGTCTCAGTTTTATTTTATAAAAAAATTACGGCAAAAAGTTCATAA